In Rhodoferax sediminis, the sequence ACGTGCCGAAATCGCCGCCGAGCTCGGTTTCAAGTCCGCCAATGCGGCCGAAGAGCATCTGCAGGCGCTGGCCCGCAAAGGCGTGATCGAACTCGTCAGCGGCACCTCGCGCGGCATCCGCCTCAAAAGCGACGCGCTGCGCTCCATCAACGAATCGCGCTTCAAGCAGTTCTCCCTCCCCTTGCAAAGCCTGGCCCAACTCGCCCTGCCGCTGGTCGGGCGGGTGGCGGCCGGCGCCCCGATTCTCGCGCAGGAGCATGTGGACCAGACCTACTACGTGGAAAGCAGCCTGTTCCAGCGCAAGCCCGACTACCTGCTCAAGGTGCGCGGCATGTCCATGCGCGACGCCGGCATCATGGACGGCGACCTGCTGGCCGTGCAAGCCACCAAAGACGCCAAGAATGGCCAGATCGTGGTGGCACGGCTGGGCGACGAAGTCACGGTCAAGCGCTTTCGGCGCAACAAGCACCTGATCGAGCTGCACGCCGAGAACCCCGACTTCCAGACCATCATCGTCGAGCCCGGCGAGCCGTTCGAAATCGAGGGCCTGGCTGTGGGGCTGATCCGCAACACCATGCTCATGTAGGTTCAAGTTGCCGC encodes:
- the lexA gene encoding transcriptional repressor LexA yields the protein MIDLPPFPPKLTARQQQILDLIQSAIARTGAPPTRAEIAAELGFKSANAAEEHLQALARKGVIELVSGTSRGIRLKSDALRSINESRFKQFSLPLQSLAQLALPLVGRVAAGAPILAQEHVDQTYYVESSLFQRKPDYLLKVRGMSMRDAGIMDGDLLAVQATKDAKNGQIVVARLGDEVTVKRFRRNKHLIELHAENPDFQTIIVEPGEPFEIEGLAVGLIRNTMLM